The genomic stretch TAAAATTGTAAagttagtaaaaggacaagtgtgcccttgaggtttagttagaaagggatatttgtGGAGGGATAAAGTGGACTTTTGGCAATGGTTTAGATAAGTTTCAGCTAAGGAAAATGCAATCACGTGTAACACTTTGGGcaattggtttatgctgaattttggagacctagatATAGAgcagaagaaaaagagaagaaggaagctgaatttggctcttggaaggagaatcaaggggtttaGAGTTATCAaatcaagcctaggccaagaatactcagaggtaaggatttatctaagatttgtttaagtttcaagtctggtttttagaggataagcatgaattgaagcaagttggtgtctggttttgcatgaattcagagttggaataatcaaaagagaaggtgatgtgaagctagagttgaggagaattcaagctgggttcttgactgaggtaagagtgtatcatgtttaattttcgtagctgttatggtttaagaatctaaaggggctggtttacacttttctcaagctttggCTCAAGGGTTCGAATCtgaaatttaagtgtgaattctgtgggtggttgtgtaattgagctagattataatgtttataggttgttgattggtctatgtggggttttaaattggttttggggcttaggtatgaatttgggatggtttggagtgatttgggttcgggaaaaacgtaaggaaaaacccagaaatctgggttcgcgaaggagcgccgcggccctgttcttgggcgccgcagcgcgaggctgtttctgggcagagcaagctctctgacttgcttggcgccgcggccctatagggcagcgccgcggcgctaggccaatttcaggacatgggattttgcaattttgagcctttgctccgggggttcgggggatgtcttcggtgcattgttttaggggtTTGAggaattccgagagtgtgggattggttccgggaagtagttttggattgattagtgacaaaggatgtttcatttgtgttgtgattaggtctttggagaggctcggggtagaggaccgtgctcgcggcttcgtggcatcgaaaactagtgaattgaaaggtaagaaaactgcacccggttgtacgattgtgatgggactaagtgctcccgaaagttatatcgtgtcaatgttggtattacgccatgggacatgtaatagcggtctaagagtgccgtacatgattttagcgcacagagcgcgaattggccactgggagccaagaacaatgggataacggagggagcagcccgagggcgctagccctggttatcatttgtgaattgtgtATGTTATGaactgatatgcctagtatgtggaatacttgattatactgactgatgatatatctgagtttatgtgaagcaatgtgagatgttgacttgtctgctagttgttcatgctctattgttgttgtgttttcttgctgggccttggctcatgggtgctacgtggtgcaggtaaaggcaagggcaagctggaccaagcctgaggtagagagctccgaggtggaatgtacatagccagcggttcgaccgtCACGGTCGAGGaatggaccaggacagggatcaacTAACTActtgttttgccttagcatggccggttgttgtatataaaccttgagtcttttgtaaacggtctttaaacttaatatttttgggatcccatgtaacagatgatactttttaatgaaaatgtggcttttgagaccaaaactcttttaaccctagttcctttatagtttcaatgacacgattttatttaaatgacttgattagcaagtctgggactttataaacacacagtgtaacggtcttggctatccagagcgttacaaggatggtggtaatcatactcatccactgctcagcctttgCTGGATCTGCACTGCCGTCAAATACTGAAGGTTGttgtttcttgaacctttcataaagaggttcccatttacttccagcctctggcagctgctcaactgttggcaccgatacaggtggtgcctctggcaaaacattccctgcaggaacctgttgttgtctgaggaggcaaatttcttcttcctgccttaaAGCTCTGGCCTGTAAATCAACCAGCAACTGATGCCAGTCTTCAGGAACTGACTGTGGAATCTGACTCTcatcattctcttgaccctgtctgTTATTCTGGCCCTGAACTTCCTGACCAGCTGATGAATCTATTTTCCTTGGAAGCATAACTACAGCTTATACtgtgctgaaacaatcaatgtggccagttaggcagtgataactaaacctatTGCCGtgtcacggtccaagaacaagcagatattcatccatgttccacaatcatacagataaacaaatggatacatgatcataacatttaacaTTTACCACTTATAAGTTAATAGTTCAATGattaacaatactaataagtatgttctagcaatatcagtactaataatcacgttcttgcttatgatgcagtagtcaaggcccagccttatcaatatatctcatgtaagtaggtaaaacatttatattctatttaaggagttaaacacataaccaaataaatagttaccaaaccatgagtcgagcttgtctttagtggtgagtgtacatgcccagccagtctataggaaccctaaaccttggcacgctctgataccaagttgtaacgccctggttactccaagaacgttactatgaactttaaacagtgcttaactcactaaacgagtcattaggttataaacgtgcatctaggtgttattaataggccagggtgaaacatttttaataaaaggaatggatatatttgatttaaaacattaaattgtacatgggcccataaaagcgtttacaagttatttacaatccaaaatggtcattacagtgtaaaaaaaaaataaaacccgctgacctaagcgacaaaatatagggttaacccctagttcccctaaaaaacaccttggccgtggtggtcaagtggccgcatatgtacacatccccacctaagctctccactcaaggctgggtaagcttttctttccctttacctgcaccacatagcacccgtgagccaaggcttagcaagaaaactcattagtgcatgtatacaatatcaatgaatgattatgataatcatactagggcttgtagcccaaatcagataaTTAAAGATCaacaaatgattatggtaatcattctggggcttgccgcccaatcagataagtgattaatGAATCACACGTTATTTAAGTGGCTAATGAGTCACACATttgataggtgactaataagtctacctcAAGGATCTgtcccctgtatagatgactaataagtccatctctagggttttGCTCTTTAactagatggctaataagtccatctctggggattggctccctaagccatgtgatgtgtcagtcaccttagccttttggctctagctctaagtaactagcctttagactagacaagcgcttttattttcatcgaacttaaggtcggtcaagcattccATGCTCATGTCGATTAgttctaatcttttcggcttgcgttaaacacgctaatagcattcttgactcataggtcaatcccATATGACCAGtgttcagtactactgtcgaacttgactaataagtcacaacttcatagtcaatactgataccattgccgattctgactaataagtcagtaccattcacagataagcaagactgctaagTATTTATAATGCAAtaaatgtccacatatagagcaatcaacatgcctcatcaataaccatgcatgtcacatactgggtgcagttttattacttttggttcgagcgtgaaataataaaagaacgacccttgagaacgattagtccttaagtcccttagtggtcacctagtcataataaaatcccatcaataaaatgagtaataaaaggttcccggaccaagacctagcctccgggacatcgaatcctattaaactgggtagtaggaacgatcctgaggcctaaggttcgagttcccacgattaaaacaCTATTCTGGCCACAAATGCCCTTAAGAGCCGTGGCCCCACCCTACtaagccgcggcccgcctcccagaaacagaggcgctaGCCTCCTCTGCCAGCACCACGCGTCGCAGCCAGCCTCTCAAGTGTCGCGACCCCAAGGCCAATTAGCTCCACCTCTCTTCTTCACTAAGCTCGagttgcggcgcccaagaacagggccgcggccccacctggaACCCAGCCAAAAGCTTTTTTTTTCCTCTTCTAAATCATTCCAAAATCCTACTCAAACATTTCCAAACTTatattttaacccaaaaacctcaTCACTACCTcatcctcatcaaaacccaagctttgaaccatTTATAACCACCTCAAATAgccacttctataatcaaaatCCAAAGCTTATAAACTaactcaaaaacagagcaaactagAAAATCTCAAGCTAAAACCTTACCTCGGACTTGAATTGAATcatcttcaatggttgaactaaggtcctaagctccaaaccttgatctcctagcttgaatccttaaattgagcttcaaaaatccaaagggaGAAAATAGGAGAAAGATGATCGTGAGGAAGAGGGAGTTCTCTGCTTTTGCTGTCTAAGGCTTCCTTCTACAGCTTTCTAATTCAAATAtaacccatggtcaaaagaccaaaatgccccaatCCTATTTCACTTCTTaatagcccccaagggcaaaatcgtcatttctcgATAATcttaattaacatcctccaattctcattactcgcaatattctcaaatagtaattaagtcatatctcattaccctataattctcgATAATGTGCTAAGCAtcaaatcaccccaagactcaccccgagtccagTAAATAATCCTGTTATGACCGAACCGttaacttgcattctaagatcatctcatgccgaatagctcgatcatatccacataataatgtggcctcatccatagaTCACCAACATgcttgaaaatatacaaatatgccctaaacgggccaaattacaaaaatatccttataatgaaaagtggacccacatgtatgcatttatcatcatataataatataactcacataatcatgcatatactcattcaattgcataataaatcaattatggccctcccgacccctaattaaggcactaaTTAGTTAGACTGCTGTTGTTTTCATTAATCAATTTTCTTATCTTTCAATTAGTTGTATTAACAACTTTCAGTGTACATTTGTGTTAGTTGTTAAGTTTTTTGTATTTCTCTTCTTGTAATATTGGGAATATAAATAAAGCTCTAGGCTGAGAAATGAAAGAGTTAACTTTTGGCAAACTCTCCCAGACACTTTCTTCATTCACTCTCAAAATAACCTTTGTCTCATTAGTTCATTCAAAGCTTAATTCTAAATTATTAAAAGAAGATTGCACATACAAACTATAGCTTAATAGAATTTCAATGTTCTCTTAATTGAAAAGGACATTTCTCGTTCTTATATTGTTACTTTTGCACTTCAAGTTTGAATtgtaatcattaaaaaaaaaaaaagatgaacacAATCGTATAGCAATTAGCAATTATTAGCAACCACAAATTAATTATTGTGGAGATCTTGTTCATCATATACTTATCCATTGTGTTTTATGATTAAAATCActaaatacaatatatatatatatatttatattgtagGGACTATGTACAATATTTCTGGAttaaaatctttttttttattcatgGCTTTCTCTCTATCAATCTAGTTTTGTAACAAAAACACTATGATGGTGACAGAGCTATACAACATTTCTGTAATCCAAGAATGataagatatatatttatatatattattattttttcacgGTGATTATTATTTTGAGACATGATTTGGATAAAGTGAAGACCCAAGTCGACTTTGCATCATGACTTTACTATATTTTCTCAGCATATCCAGCTAAAACCAAATATATTCCCCATAAAAAGTTTGATAAGTATAGCACATTCAGATATATGATTCTAAGTGTCTCAATTAAAAGTTTCACAAGTTTGACGAGTATACCACATGACATGCATATATGATATATGATTCTCAGTGTCTCTGACCCCATCTTTTTACACAACTTGTCCTTGCTTTAACAAAGCTGCCGTACATGCAATTCCTCCTTTTGCGTGATTGATGAAGCTATACATTCTTGGCTGAAATtggaaattaaattaaaaaaaaaagataatcaaACAGATAAAATTCTTGGTTATGATTTTGTCTTCATGTTTCTAATATTGGAAACATGGTGGTTCCCATGATCTCAATCGTCTTTTTTAAAATCAGTTTCTCTAACAATAAAATGTGAGATAATTCATGCATGTCtaggttttatttcaaaatttataattacATATCATGTCAATAAGAATATCTTTGTTAAgtaaaaatatttgaaaattaCATAACTGCTAATAAATAGCCTAGTGATTGGATTTTATAGCACTAACCAGTGACATTGGcacaaaataaagagaaaaatacTGAATTATCTGTTTGAAGAGCTATTACGGGCTGATGCGGCCTTTACCAATTGGTCGATAGTCTAAAAAATTTGATTGTTCAACAAAATTTTGAAGCTGCTTATCAGTTGAAAAAAGTCACATACATAGTTCATGTATGTTGCTACTCGTTTATATGATAGAATGTCACGTACAATGAATATCATTATTTCTGATTGGCACTAATAACAGTtacaataatataaataaaacacaaaatcaTTCAGAGGGGGCTGACTTGACTGTTAGAATGTTAGGTAGGTGGTTTTGTGGTATGTCCATTGCGCTTGATTTATGACTCGACTCCACATATTAATGTGTGTATCACAATGTCATGCATAAGTCATTTATACTAAAAATGTGAATAATCAAAGCTGGACCATTTTGAAAGGACTTGAGCCCCACTGGCTTGGGGATGGTCTTACTAACTCAGCTGTCTTTAATAATAGTCCAAAGAATTAATTGTAGGAAATCAAATAAATTGAATATGGTTAAAATCTCGAAATTTTTCATTATGGAATATACCAAACATGTGTCTACTCAAGTTTCAAAGACCTACTACCTGTGGTGTCATGAATCAAGGCAGAGATTTTGTATAAGCATTTAACGTTTTCtcaattatgtaattaaaatgtCACTAGTACTGAGAAAGAGAAATGAATTACTTTAAGCATTGTTAGTACTCATTATTGTTCCATCATAGCTCTTGAGCCCAAAATCAAGTTAAGGTTTTGTGTTGAACACACCCATATGTTGTATTAGAATTCCTTATATATTTGAAACCTTGATCAGTATTTATTCGTCATTGATCACTATTTGAACCTTTCCATTGATGTGCTCTGGTTAATTTTgttctagatttttttttttttttcacatttcaAACCAATCATGATGAGATATATACCCACAATTTTTCTGATCTCATTTTGTggaatttaaatataaaatgtaCTAACAACAACTTCTTGTTTCAAACTCTTAGTCAACTTCTGCCCCAAAAATACATGCCAGGGTATTTTTTTCATAGCGGGATTCGTTATAGTTACAACATTCTTCAtgtaaatttttgaaaattttttaaTAGCTTACAATATCAAAAACATGTTTGTATTGTTTCAAACACGCGTGGTAAACTGAATTATCAGAAATTATGTTTTCAGCACTGTAAACTATATTCAGATTTTTCGAAAATTTGCAAGAAATATTCAAGAACTATAACAAATACCGccataattttctttttaaaaaaatatatactccGACATGTGTTTTTGAAAACAGAGGTTGAAATAGAAGGTTGACTGTAGCACTACTCTTTAGATATGACCTTTGGTATCATTTTCTCTATCCAAAGCCGTTAATGTAAAAAATTTTTTAGAAAACCTAATCCTTTCTAATTTGTAATAATCTTTTTAAAAAGAttttatttttctcatttgttgATGGATTTTTTTCAATGGCGAATGGACACCAAACGAGTCCTTTCAGTAGTAGGATTCTTTAACAGGACTAGACCCAATTGTCCTCTTCTTCTCATCAATCAACTCTAACCAAAATTCAAAAGCTTATTCAACAAGATCGGAAACTATAGTATCAGTATTAATAACACAGCCATTATAATATCATATGATTGAGCCAATATTAGTAGTACTAGCTAAAAGATTCTAGTTATAACCAAGACCAGTACACACTAGGGGAAGACCACAAAGACTAGAGTCTAGTTACTTTATCAATTATTGCTCAACCTTGACCTAGCAGCACATAAGGGTTGCTCACTTATTTTTACCTTACCAACCTTCTCTCTCCTTACTAGCATAGTTATTATTAGTTATCTTTTGAAATCCTACCtacttggaagaaaaaaaaattaccaacaATTTCAACTAACTTCCTTGTCTTTATCGAGAGATGTTTTTTGggtcttttttcttttattttattttttcagttCCTAGAATCTTATGAGATATACTGATATGCCagtcaaaatcatatattttaaacCTTTCATGTAGTTAGTACAGGCTTCTTTGGAAGAATCCTCAACACGAGTTTAAAATATCTCCTGGTCCCAACTGTAACTTTCTTGGATGACCAATTCACTGAGCATCATAATCAAATTTCTAACCACTAATTGATGTACCTGCTTGGATCATTTGACAATGAAAATTGCATCAAGTCTTTGAAAGAAAACCTCctttttttttgtgtgtatttGAATGACATACAAAGTGGTAAAGAAAATTGAAGTAGTTTATCTTTATCCGGAGATATTCATGAACACTCACACTCTAATGTCTTTTTCTCATAGAAAAATACTTCTCATACATCCAACCTGGCAAGAGAAAAGTACTTATTCTTTTGGAAGGGCACGCAAAAgggaaaaaaaacaaagaaaaaactctATACAATGGATTACTAGAGAAAAAAAATTCTCTGATTATTTGACATATATCATCTTCTTATAGCCTCATTTGAAGTGTTTCATACTTTAGCCGTTGAATTTCTGCTCGGTCGCGGTTGTTGGGACCTGCATAAGCCAAATAACACCATTTTAACCAAACATGAAATATTTCAGTTTCTCTAGTCATTTAGTATCTTAATGAGTCTTTAATGGCTCAAGAGTTATTGTCTATCAGATGAGCAAGAGTGGTATTGAGTAATGTTTATGTTATATCAGATGAACCATTAAGTAGAATAGTAATTAGTTGGTTGagagtgaatttttttttacttaacttGAACTCTCACTATCAGTCATTGTTTTGGCCACTTCCAAAATCAAGTGAAGCATATACATAGTGACAAATTAAGGAGCAAAATATCAAACAATTTGGAATAATAATGCAGTATTTGTAAGAATAGATAGAAGGTTTAGTTACCTTACCACAAATCTATAATATTtatattgaaattgaaaatctgTACTCACCCCAACTGATGTCACAAAATTGCAAACTGCACATTTCACAGATCTTGCTCCATATTGGTACATCAGTAGCATCCTACAATTTCCACAATTGACATGTGCGACCTGATTTGCTGTGACATTATGCATTTGAAGCTTacttcaaaatattaattttaaagtcTTCTTATTATTAGGAAAAAGATTGTTTGGTTGGAGAAAGAAAagaatacaaacaaaacaaaattatgCAACAACACTAATTTGTTATACTAAATGCATGTGGTGAACAAAGCAACTTCAGAGAGAGGTCTCGAGTTCGAATCCAAACTAACTAAAACCCTTAATGAAAATGAACAAAAATGCTTCTAATCTATACCTTCCAAGGCAAGATTAACAGTGTGACAACAAGAGCATTGCACACTTGTTGCTCCGCGTATGTACATTAGTAAGGTGTGGCAACCTCCACATACCAGCTGGGCCATTTCTGTCCCTGTTAATTTACATATTGAAGCCAATTTTTGTTATCTGGTTTGGAAGAGAGGCCAGAGTTTTCTCTTGAGAGTAAAAATAAAATGTCAAGGTTAGATACTACTTTGCACTATCTCAAGAAAAAAGAGAAGGGAAATGAAAGAGAAAACATACCCGGAGGCGGCACTGTTGTGACTGCATTGCAAACAGCACAGCATACAGAAGTAGCTCCGACCGGATAGAGTAAAAGATTTCGGCATCCAGAGCATACTAACTGGCTTTGTGCACCTGCTGAACATTGTGGCTTCTAATAAACTATATAGTAATAAATCATagaccaaaaaaagaaaaaaaaaatcacataatctTTGTCAACATattattaatagaaaattatcttGCATTTTGACAAGTTTTAATGATACAAGGATGCTAATATAGACATTGGCtcatttctttttttctttaccAAGCTTAAGACGTGTTTTAGCTTCAGATTTGCAACAATATTGGAGGCCTAACACAATTGAATCCAAAAATATAAGCGATTAATTGATTTAGTTTGTGTCAGTTTTCTTTCTTTGTTATAAATAAATCAATTGTATGATAAGACCGATTAGTTGCTCAAAAGACAGATAAGAGTGAGAagtaaaaaaatcaaatcttagtACAAGAACTTTTAACTGTCGAAACAGCCTGACAATTCACATTATTCAAAAGCCAAGTTTTGAATAGAGTTAAAGAGTATTTAAGATACCATTTGAAGGTGGAGTATATGGTGCTGGTGGTGATGGATATGGGGCAAGTGGAACTGGCATTATAAGATTTCAGTAAGTTTCTCTTTTTCCAAGCTTTAAAAAGCTGATTGCCTCAGACACAGAATATCATATTACCATACCTGAAAAGTGAAGCACCAAAAGGAATGCTTAGAAAAAAGTATTGTTAATTTACCATAACCAAACTTCTAACCAATGTTTACCATTAAACAACACAAAACATCTTCCATTTGTTCAGAACAAGTGGAAAGCAGCAGAgtcttgagaaaaaaaaaaaaaattttgagcaGTGCCCAGatacagaaaaatatttagaaagaagaaaaaaagcaaGATATTGAACTGAGTACAAGAATGGGAAGTGAGGAAAACACATACCTTGTTGTCAAGTTGCAGAAGAAGTGAGGAGACAAAGAGAGAGGATATAGTTGAACATTTGGGGGAAAAGAAAGAGCAGGTGGGGGCCAAACTAAGAGTGTTAAAAAGTAAGGGATGAAATTTATTACCTTTTTTCTCCTTCAGTTGATTTAGTTCATTTCTAAGTTCCAATAAGACTTTCTTgcattctttgttttttttttctttctttttaatttttctcCATATAGATAGATGTTGGAGATTAACTTCCATTTTCTGTTGGTGGCATATCAAGATCAACTTTTGTCAGGAACTCTGGACCCCACAAAAAAatactcatctctctctctctctctctctctctctctcccctctCTCTCTGAGTCATGATGCCTTGGTTTGCTATTGGTGGCTATACAATGCATGCACGTGAGTGATGCAAACAACAAACAACAAACAACAAGCCACACGCTCTCCTTTCTCATGGGAACATTGAAGGGCACAGAACGAGCCACGCCACTACGAAACACTCTCATCATTGCCGTCTCTTAAGTGCCCTGTGCCATATATATAAACTCTTTACTTCAAAGAAatgtatataatataatattacatgcATATGCATAAACATAGATTTTGGATAAtgttcttttttattattattatagaagAACCGGTGGTTTTTAATGTACAAATATGTTATTACATACCAATTATATATTCTGCTTgttttatattaattttgttttttttttatatgaacaAGATCAGttgcatatatttatatgtagACTCTTTTGTTAAGTGGTCCTCCAAAGTTTCTCAAGTGTCACCTCTGCTTTCATTGGGGTTTTTGATGAGTCAGTTCAACGATATTAACAGGCTTTGGTGATTCTTCTGCTGTAATGATAGCGATCACTTCTGCTTATAGTGTTATACCTTATACCAAATTGAATAAATATACTTATACATGGGGAGATACGGTGTTGACAATGTTTTGTCAACACCGATGATGACAAAAGTTGGTTTCAGAACataaatagttataaattctaATTTTTAACTATCATAGTGTGTTAAGCACCAGACTCCAATTGGTTATGAGTCAGTTACTTAACAGTTGGTTTGTTGTAACAGAATGAGCTGTCCAATTCTATTTTGCTAATAGAATTTTGTTGCTCATTCTTTCTTGGTTCGAAGCTTCTTTCAGCTTCTTctggtaatatatatatatatatatattcattttctATTCAATAAAGAATAATCACAATTCAATTCTTCAAAAACTTCTTTTAGTTAGTTTCCTAACTGGTATCAGTCGaccaaggttttttttttttttctgaagcTTCATCAATGGCAGACTCTTCTCGCAGTAATCCAGAACTTGGTGCCTCTCAGCCCAATCTTGGCGTGGATAATCCACCTGCACCTCCGGCGCTTCCTGTACCCCCTTCGTCGATGGCTTTACCGGCGAACATGGTGGCTCTAAATCTGCGTCTGAATCGTACGAACTACTACATATGGCGTTCTTAAGTTCTGCCTACTGTTCGAGCACATGATCTTGAAGGATTTCTCACTGGTGAACGTGTCCGACCACCACCTACCATACCAGATCCCTCAAACTCATCTCGTCTGGTTCCAAATCCTGCATTCAATTCCTGGCTGCACATTGATCAGTTCCTCATGAGTTGGCTATTCAACTCAATGTCAAAGGTTATGCTTGGCCATG from Humulus lupulus chromosome 5, drHumLupu1.1, whole genome shotgun sequence encodes the following:
- the LOC133777915 gene encoding protein LOL1 isoform X1 encodes the protein MPVPLAPYPSPPAPYTPPSNAGAQSQLVCSGCRNLLLYPVGATSVCCAVCNAVTTVPPPGTEMAQLVCGGCHTLLMYIRGATSVQCSCCHTVNLALEANQVAHVNCGNCRMLLMYQYGARSVKCAVCNFVTSVGVPTTATEQKFNG
- the LOC133777915 gene encoding protein LOL1 isoform X2, giving the protein MPVPLAPYPSPPAPYTPPSNGAQSQLVCSGCRNLLLYPVGATSVCCAVCNAVTTVPPPGTEMAQLVCGGCHTLLMYIRGATSVQCSCCHTVNLALEANQVAHVNCGNCRMLLMYQYGARSVKCAVCNFVTSVGVPTTATEQKFNG